In the Devosia sp. SL43 genome, one interval contains:
- a CDS encoding GntR family transcriptional regulator, translating into MAVSPQTRQQPQSLKALMGVRDLVLGGHARPGERLSEVAIAEKLGISRTPIRAALARLEQEGLLELIPSGGYAVRGFAREEVIDAIELRGVLEGTAARLAAERGVQPNRLRAIKELVRALDETVRDRPEDMEFDRYVELNAAFHEALAGLSGSETIRREIERVTRLPFASPSAFLDQQADVPAFRQSLLVGQAQHKAIVNAIELREGGRAEALAREHARLARQNLEYVVEQDRSLLRRVPALALVGE; encoded by the coding sequence ATGGCCGTCTCTCCCCAGACGCGGCAGCAGCCGCAATCGCTGAAGGCGCTGATGGGCGTACGCGACCTTGTCCTGGGCGGCCATGCCCGCCCGGGTGAGCGCCTGTCCGAGGTGGCGATTGCCGAAAAGCTCGGCATTTCCCGCACGCCCATCCGCGCTGCCCTGGCCCGGTTGGAGCAGGAAGGTCTGCTCGAACTCATCCCCTCGGGCGGTTACGCGGTGCGCGGCTTTGCCCGCGAGGAGGTGATCGACGCCATCGAACTGCGCGGCGTGCTGGAAGGCACGGCGGCGCGGCTAGCGGCCGAGCGCGGGGTGCAACCCAACCGTCTGCGCGCCATCAAGGAACTGGTGCGGGCGCTGGACGAGACGGTGCGCGACCGCCCCGAGGACATGGAATTTGACCGCTATGTCGAACTCAACGCCGCCTTTCATGAGGCGTTGGCGGGCCTGTCGGGTAGTGAGACTATTCGGCGCGAGATCGAGCGGGTGACGCGCCTGCCCTTTGCCTCGCCCAGCGCCTTTCTCGACCAGCAGGCCGATGTGCCGGCCTTCCGCCAGTCGCTGCTGGTCGGACAGGCGCAGCACAAGGCCATCGTCAATGCCATCGAACTGCGCGAGGGCGGCCGAGCCGAAGCACTGGCGCGCGAGCATGCTCGGCTCGCCCGTCAGAACCTGGAATACGTTGTCGAGCAGGATCGCAGCCTGCTGCGCCGCGTGCCGGCTTTGGCTTTGGTCGGCGAATAG
- a CDS encoding PDR/VanB family oxidoreductase: MRNRQEWRQGIVTRAESIADDVRLLEFAVEGALPRFDPGSHSNFRVSLGEGQAIRTYSCLPAPAGHISVAVKHHEHSRGGSRFMWTLETGTAIDLSVPENRFELAWRAPYYLLMAGGIGITPIYGMALALQRRGIPFRLAYGGRSRSVMAFADMLEAELGDRVAIHAGDSGRRIDVAAEIAALPANGELYVCGPIDMLNAVKAAWAAAGRPMGRLRYEVFGDSGLFAEGPFTVEVQGLGRSVSVRPDQTLLEALLGAGVEMIYDCQRGECGLCAVDIVAHDGPIDHRDVFFSAEEKHEGTRMCACVSRLASGKAVIDVGYRA, translated from the coding sequence ATGCGCAACAGACAGGAATGGCGCCAGGGCATCGTCACCCGCGCAGAGAGCATCGCCGACGATGTGCGGCTGCTCGAATTCGCCGTCGAAGGGGCATTGCCCCGCTTTGATCCGGGCTCGCACAGCAATTTTCGCGTGAGCCTGGGCGAAGGACAGGCCATCCGCACCTATAGCTGCCTGCCTGCCCCAGCCGGCCACATCAGCGTGGCCGTCAAGCATCACGAGCATAGCCGGGGTGGCTCGCGCTTCATGTGGACTCTCGAAACCGGGACGGCGATCGACCTCAGCGTGCCGGAGAACCGCTTCGAGCTGGCCTGGCGCGCGCCCTATTACCTGCTGATGGCCGGAGGTATCGGGATCACCCCGATCTATGGCATGGCGCTGGCGCTGCAGCGGCGCGGCATTCCGTTTCGGCTGGCCTATGGTGGCCGCAGCCGCTCGGTCATGGCCTTCGCCGATATGCTTGAGGCGGAGCTGGGCGATCGTGTCGCCATCCATGCCGGCGATAGCGGCAGGCGCATCGACGTTGCCGCCGAAATTGCCGCCCTGCCCGCCAATGGTGAGCTCTATGTCTGCGGTCCGATCGACATGCTCAACGCGGTCAAGGCCGCCTGGGCCGCTGCCGGTCGGCCCATGGGCCGGTTGCGCTATGAGGTGTTCGGCGATAGCGGCCTGTTTGCCGAGGGGCCGTTCACTGTCGAAGTCCAGGGGCTTGGCCGCTCGGTTTCGGTGCGGCCCGACCAGACCCTGCTCGAGGCGCTGCTCGGGGCGGGCGTCGAGATGATCTATGATTGCCAGCGCGGCGAATGCGGCCTCTGCGCCGTCGATATCGTCGCCCATGATGGCCCCATCGACCACCGCGACGTCTTCTTCAGCGCCGAGGAAAAGCACGAGGGCACCCGCATGTGCGCCTGCGTCTCGCGCCTCGCCAGCGGTAAGGCTGTGATCGACGTCGGCTACCGCGCCTGA
- a CDS encoding TRAP transporter substrate-binding protein, translated as MNLFKTALTGAIAATLMCGSALAQEVTMRIHQMLPAQATIPAQAIEPWAKAIEEQSGGRIKFELYPAMQLGGAPPALFDQAKDGVVDIIWTVLGYTPGRFPKSEVFEMPFLVTSAEATSVAFQKYVEANAMDEFEGVHLIAVHTHGPGLFHTQNPVTKLEDLAGMKIRGGSRVISDMLGRLGAEPIGMPVPQVTEALSKGVINGTTIPWEVTPSLKIAELVKNHTGFTGANGLYTQTFAFVMNQASYDALPDDLKAIIDANSGVETARFFGRAMDKGDAAGAAIAVGLGNNIITLDEAETARWKAAAQPTIDQWFVDMEALGLDGKALYEQAVSMVAAESAQ; from the coding sequence ATGAACCTATTCAAGACGGCATTGACCGGCGCCATCGCTGCGACACTGATGTGCGGCAGCGCGCTGGCCCAGGAAGTGACCATGCGCATCCACCAGATGCTGCCGGCACAGGCGACTATTCCTGCCCAGGCGATCGAGCCGTGGGCCAAGGCGATCGAGGAACAGTCGGGCGGCCGCATCAAGTTCGAGCTGTATCCGGCGATGCAACTGGGTGGCGCTCCGCCGGCCCTGTTCGACCAGGCCAAGGATGGCGTGGTCGATATCATCTGGACTGTGCTCGGCTATACACCTGGCCGCTTCCCCAAATCGGAAGTGTTCGAAATGCCCTTCCTGGTCACCTCTGCAGAGGCGACCTCGGTGGCGTTCCAGAAGTATGTCGAAGCCAATGCCATGGATGAGTTCGAAGGCGTTCACCTGATCGCCGTGCACACCCATGGCCCCGGCCTCTTCCACACGCAGAATCCTGTGACGAAGCTGGAAGACCTGGCCGGGATGAAGATCCGCGGCGGCTCGCGCGTGATTTCGGACATGCTTGGCCGGCTCGGTGCCGAACCGATCGGCATGCCCGTCCCGCAAGTGACCGAGGCCCTGTCCAAGGGCGTGATCAACGGCACAACCATTCCATGGGAAGTAACGCCATCGCTCAAGATTGCCGAACTGGTCAAGAACCACACCGGCTTTACCGGCGCTAACGGCCTCTACACCCAGACCTTTGCCTTCGTTATGAACCAGGCAAGCTACGACGCGCTGCCCGACGATCTCAAGGCAATCATCGATGCCAATTCCGGCGTCGAAACCGCTCGATTCTTTGGACGCGCCATGGACAAGGGCGATGCCGCCGGTGCTGCGATTGCCGTTGGTCTGGGCAACAACATCATCACGCTCGACGAAGCTGAAACGGCCCGCTGGAAGGCGGCTGCGCAGCCGACCATCGACCAGTGGTTTGTTGACATGGAAGCTCTGGGTCTCGACGGCAAGGCACTCTACGAGCAGGCCGTGTCGATGGTTGCGGCAGAATCGGCCCAGTAA
- a CDS encoding TRAP transporter large permease, which produces MSNVELGLWSFPVILLLIFLRIPIGLAMLAVGVGGSYLITGSFNPVMAQFKSLTHSTFASYSLSVVPLFLLMGQFATLGGMSAALFKAAATWLGHRKGGVAMAAIGACAGFGAICGSSLATAATMGQVALPELKKYGYSGALATGTLAAGGTLGILIPPSVILVIYAILTEQNISKLFMAAFVPGILAAIGYMITIAIYARVNPESAGSAERVPYRERFAALGGVWPVLVVFIVVIGGIYSGLFTPTEAAAIGAAGTAIISLVNRSLNGKNFIEAILATASSTAMIFLIVLGAAALNGFLAMSQLPQVSAQWVTAQGFNPWVVLIAVLVLYLILGCVMDSLSMILLTVPIVFPMMMALDFGLPPEEFAIWFGILILIVVEVGLITPPVGMNLFVINSMAKGTSLGQTYKGVLPFVASDLIRTAILAGFPVISLFLVRLLY; this is translated from the coding sequence TTGAGCAATGTTGAACTTGGGCTCTGGTCGTTTCCGGTCATCCTGCTGCTGATCTTCCTGCGCATTCCGATCGGCCTGGCCATGCTTGCCGTCGGTGTGGGCGGCTCGTATTTGATCACCGGCTCGTTCAATCCCGTGATGGCCCAGTTCAAGAGCCTGACTCACAGCACTTTCGCCAGCTATTCGCTGTCGGTGGTGCCGCTGTTCCTGCTGATGGGACAGTTCGCGACGCTGGGCGGTATGTCGGCCGCATTGTTCAAGGCCGCTGCAACCTGGCTTGGCCATCGCAAGGGTGGCGTTGCCATGGCGGCCATTGGCGCCTGCGCCGGCTTTGGAGCGATCTGCGGTTCGTCACTGGCAACGGCTGCCACGATGGGCCAGGTCGCGCTGCCTGAACTCAAGAAATATGGCTATTCCGGTGCCCTGGCGACGGGCACGCTGGCAGCCGGCGGAACGCTGGGCATTCTCATCCCGCCTTCGGTGATCCTGGTCATCTATGCCATCCTGACCGAGCAGAATATTTCCAAGCTCTTCATGGCCGCCTTCGTACCGGGCATCCTGGCAGCCATTGGCTACATGATAACCATCGCCATCTATGCGCGGGTGAACCCCGAGTCCGCAGGGTCGGCCGAGCGGGTGCCCTATCGCGAACGCTTCGCGGCGCTGGGCGGGGTCTGGCCAGTGCTTGTCGTCTTCATCGTGGTGATCGGCGGCATCTATAGCGGCCTGTTCACCCCCACCGAAGCGGCGGCCATCGGCGCGGCCGGCACAGCGATCATCTCGCTGGTCAACCGCAGCCTCAATGGCAAGAACTTCATCGAAGCCATCCTCGCGACAGCGTCGTCCACCGCCATGATCTTCTTGATCGTGCTGGGCGCCGCCGCGCTCAATGGGTTCCTTGCCATGTCGCAATTGCCTCAGGTTTCGGCCCAATGGGTCACCGCGCAGGGGTTCAACCCGTGGGTCGTGCTGATCGCAGTTCTGGTCCTCTACCTGATCCTGGGCTGCGTGATGGACTCGCTGTCCATGATCCTGCTCACCGTGCCGATCGTCTTCCCCATGATGATGGCGCTCGATTTCGGCCTGCCGCCGGAAGAGTTCGCCATCTGGTTCGGCATTCTCATTCTCATCGTGGTGGAGGTGGGGCTCATCACCCCGCCGGTGGGCATGAATCTGTTCGTCATCAACTCCATGGCCAAGGGCACCTCGCTTGGCCAGACCTACAAGGGCGTCCTGCCATTTGTCGCGAGCGATCTCATCCGCACAGCCATATTGGCCGGCTTCCCGGTCATCTCGCTGTTCCTGGTGCGCCTGCTCTACTGA
- a CDS encoding TRAP transporter small permease produces MDNTLAGRFVAGLAKAVAIAGGLVLVAIVVLIVVSVIGRSLSWAGLGPVLGDYELVEAGVGFAVFAFLPWAHLTRGHAVVAIFTDMLGPRFNAWLLVFCDALMLAVAVFLTWRHALGTIDKFDYGETTLLLRMPLGWSFAAGLVGAVTLIIVALYLLVRSLADAVAGRVPAVTSGASH; encoded by the coding sequence ATGGACAATACTCTAGCCGGCCGGTTCGTCGCCGGATTGGCCAAGGCGGTGGCGATTGCCGGTGGCCTGGTGCTCGTGGCAATTGTCGTGCTGATCGTGGTCAGCGTCATTGGCCGTTCGCTGAGCTGGGCAGGGCTCGGTCCGGTGCTGGGCGATTATGAACTGGTCGAGGCTGGCGTCGGCTTTGCCGTTTTCGCCTTCCTGCCCTGGGCACACCTGACGCGCGGCCATGCCGTGGTTGCCATCTTCACGGATATGCTGGGGCCGCGCTTCAATGCCTGGCTATTGGTGTTCTGCGACGCGCTGATGCTCGCGGTGGCGGTGTTCCTCACCTGGCGGCATGCCTTGGGCACAATCGACAAGTTCGACTATGGCGAAACGACGCTGCTGCTGCGCATGCCGCTGGGCTGGTCCTTTGCCGCCGGTCTGGTTGGCGCCGTCACTCTGATCATTGTCGCCCTCTATCTCCTTGTCCGCAGCCTGGCCGATGCCGTGGCCGGACGCGTACCAGCCGTTACTTCGGGAGCCTCCCATTGA
- a CDS encoding crotonase/enoyl-CoA hydratase family protein, with protein sequence MIEDELVLDVQVDGAIAHLQFNRPAKRNAVNDRTIEALRRFFSAIPNGVRVVVLSGKGGHFSAGLDLSEQVKREPQEVMRHSRNWHAVMGLIQFSGIPVVAAMSGAVMGGGLEIASACHVRVAEPGTMFRMPEGQRGIFVGGGATVRLAGIIGPDRLTEMMLTGRTYSAEEGERLGLAHYLATEGGGLAKALELAGQIARNSGTINYLIIQSIARIANMSSEDGLYAESLAAALSQTGADADEGLRAFLEKRKPKFV encoded by the coding sequence ATGATCGAAGACGAGTTGGTGCTGGACGTGCAGGTCGATGGCGCCATTGCCCATCTGCAGTTCAACCGCCCGGCCAAGCGCAATGCGGTGAACGACCGGACAATCGAGGCCCTGCGCCGCTTCTTCAGCGCGATTCCAAATGGCGTGCGCGTTGTCGTGCTGTCGGGCAAGGGCGGGCATTTCTCGGCTGGGCTCGACCTCAGCGAGCAGGTCAAGCGCGAGCCGCAGGAGGTGATGCGCCATTCGCGCAACTGGCACGCGGTGATGGGCCTCATCCAGTTCAGCGGCATCCCCGTGGTTGCGGCAATGAGCGGAGCCGTGATGGGCGGCGGGCTCGAAATCGCCTCGGCCTGCCATGTCCGCGTCGCCGAGCCGGGCACGATGTTCCGCATGCCCGAAGGCCAGCGCGGTATTTTTGTGGGTGGTGGCGCCACGGTGCGCCTGGCCGGGATTATCGGCCCCGACCGCCTGACCGAAATGATGCTGACGGGCCGGACTTATAGCGCCGAGGAGGGCGAACGGCTTGGTCTCGCCCATTATCTGGCGACCGAGGGCGGCGGACTGGCCAAAGCGTTGGAACTGGCCGGACAGATCGCCCGGAATTCGGGTACGATCAATTATCTGATCATCCAGTCGATCGCGCGCATCGCCAACATGTCGTCGGAGGACGGCCTCTACGCCGAAAGCCTTGCGGCCGCCTTGAGCCAGACGGGCGCAGACGCCGACGAGGGGTTGCGGGCCTTTCTCGAAAAGCGCAAGCCGAAGTTTGTCTGA
- a CDS encoding acyl-CoA dehydrogenase family protein — MMRQHDDIVFALRAVGATGAWDLPECERVLSAYGDFVDSRVAPSNIEGDREGCRIKDGRVHLPAGLPELYRDYVDLGWQLLPLSPGIGGIGAPHGVCCAATEMLGGANHAFQMLVGLVPGAIRVIERFGTAAQQAELIPPLAAGTALATMCLTEPGAGSDLGAIGTVGRSDAQGDWALTGDKIFVSGGDQDLSQTILHLVLARTGSAGEGTKGLSLFACPSHLPDGNRNAIHLLRIEQKLGLHASPTCQLRFEGAAAHLLGRPGEGLTAMFVMMDHARLDVAMQGVAHAARAHTLARDYAAQRRQGGRIIAEHGDVARMLLEMDALAMGTRAMALRTAALLDDTDLASFLTPVCKVFCTEAATTVADNGIQVLGGYGYLPEYGMEQIWRDARVTRLYEGTNGVLAMTLVKRLLGGAGETAFRREIEAAMALAPSPAVRQGAETVLSAWHTARTAIEPIADRGMVAAPFMRLTGLLYFAACWIRLEAAGSDAADPGRIARPARFVRAALLPEAISLRIRCEAMATADEDQGNG, encoded by the coding sequence ATGATGCGTCAACACGACGATATTGTTTTCGCCCTGCGGGCGGTGGGCGCCACGGGCGCGTGGGATCTCCCCGAATGCGAGCGCGTGCTGTCGGCCTATGGTGACTTCGTCGATAGTCGGGTTGCGCCCAGCAATATCGAGGGTGATCGCGAGGGCTGCCGCATCAAGGATGGTCGCGTTCACCTCCCGGCAGGCTTGCCGGAACTCTATCGCGACTATGTCGATCTCGGCTGGCAACTGCTGCCCCTGTCGCCCGGTATTGGTGGTATCGGCGCGCCCCATGGCGTCTGTTGTGCTGCCACCGAAATGCTCGGTGGCGCCAACCACGCCTTCCAGATGCTGGTGGGTCTCGTGCCTGGAGCCATCAGGGTTATCGAGCGCTTCGGCACAGCGGCCCAGCAGGCAGAGCTGATCCCGCCGCTCGCAGCCGGCACGGCGCTGGCCACCATGTGCCTCACCGAGCCCGGTGCCGGTTCTGACCTGGGCGCAATCGGGACGGTCGGGCGCTCTGATGCTCAGGGCGACTGGGCGTTGACCGGCGACAAGATATTCGTATCTGGCGGCGATCAGGACCTCAGCCAAACCATCCTGCACCTGGTGCTGGCGCGGACCGGTTCAGCCGGCGAGGGCACCAAGGGGCTGTCCCTGTTCGCCTGTCCCTCGCACCTACCTGATGGCAACCGCAACGCCATCCACCTGCTCCGCATCGAGCAAAAGCTGGGCCTGCACGCCTCGCCCACCTGCCAGTTGCGCTTCGAAGGCGCGGCAGCGCACTTGCTGGGCCGGCCGGGCGAGGGCCTCACGGCCATGTTCGTGATGATGGATCACGCCCGGCTCGACGTCGCCATGCAGGGCGTTGCGCATGCCGCACGCGCCCACACCCTGGCGCGCGACTATGCAGCGCAGCGCCGACAGGGCGGACGCATCATTGCCGAACACGGCGACGTGGCACGGATGCTGCTGGAAATGGACGCCCTGGCCATGGGCACCCGTGCCATGGCCCTTCGTACGGCAGCCCTGCTCGACGATACCGATCTGGCGTCCTTTCTGACCCCGGTCTGCAAGGTCTTCTGCACTGAAGCCGCAACGACCGTGGCGGATAACGGCATCCAGGTGCTGGGCGGCTATGGCTATCTCCCCGAATACGGCATGGAGCAAATCTGGCGCGACGCCCGCGTCACCCGCCTCTATGAAGGCACCAATGGCGTCCTCGCCATGACATTGGTGAAGCGCCTGCTGGGTGGAGCCGGCGAGACGGCCTTTCGGCGCGAGATCGAAGCCGCGATGGCCCTGGCGCCATCACCCGCAGTGCGGCAAGGCGCAGAGACCGTGTTAAGCGCCTGGCACACAGCGCGGACCGCCATTGAGCCGATTGCCGATCGCGGCATGGTCGCTGCGCCGTTCATGCGCTTGACCGGGCTGCTGTATTTCGCTGCCTGCTGGATCCGGCTCGAAGCGGCCGGTTCCGACGCTGCCGACCCTGGACGGATTGCGCGCCCGGCCCGATTTGTGCGCGCGGCACTCTTGCCCGAGGCCATCAGCTTGCGGATAAGGTGCGAAGCGATGGCCACTGCCGACGAGGATCAAGGGAATGGATGA
- a CDS encoding MarR family winged helix-turn-helix transcriptional regulator, whose protein sequence is MDDQRAAPPAKTPRRGFRADVVTDIVGYRLRRAQIAIFQEFTARFADHDLRPAEYSALALIEANPGSKQIEIAKALGIKRANFVALINGIEARGLIERRLPPDDRRSQALFLTPLGIETMRVLNAAQAEFEAHCVKKLGGPAARDQLMDLLSRLLDDAE, encoded by the coding sequence ATGGATGACCAACGAGCGGCGCCACCAGCCAAGACGCCGCGCCGTGGTTTTCGCGCCGATGTCGTGACCGACATTGTCGGCTATCGCCTGCGCCGGGCGCAGATTGCCATCTTCCAGGAGTTCACGGCGCGCTTTGCCGACCATGACCTCCGCCCCGCCGAATATTCGGCGCTGGCGCTGATCGAGGCCAATCCGGGCAGCAAGCAGATCGAGATCGCCAAGGCGCTGGGGATCAAGCGCGCCAACTTCGTGGCGCTGATCAACGGCATCGAGGCGCGCGGCCTGATCGAACGCCGCCTGCCGCCGGACGACCGGCGCTCGCAGGCGCTGTTCCTGACGCCGTTGGGGATCGAGACCATGCGGGTGCTGAATGCGGCCCAGGCCGAGTTTGAGGCGCATTGCGTCAAGAAGCTGGGCGGGCCGGCGGCCCGGGATCAGCTGATGGATCTGCTGTCTCGGTTGCTTGACGACGCCGAATAG
- a CDS encoding acyl-CoA thioesterase — protein sequence MLVNTRTVEIEFGDCDPAGIVYYPNYFRMFDASTAHLFEAALGMKKIAWIRQFDIVGIPMVDTGAKFSKPSRFGDVVSIESTITEFRRSSFVVGHKLFSGGDLAIEAHEIRVWAGADPERPGGIKSRSIPPEVVAALSR from the coding sequence ATGCTCGTCAATACCAGGACAGTCGAGATCGAATTCGGCGACTGCGACCCCGCCGGCATCGTCTATTACCCCAACTATTTCCGTATGTTCGATGCTTCGACAGCGCATCTGTTCGAGGCGGCACTGGGGATGAAGAAGATCGCCTGGATCCGCCAGTTCGACATTGTCGGCATCCCCATGGTGGATACCGGCGCCAAATTCTCCAAGCCGTCGCGCTTCGGGGATGTGGTGAGCATCGAAAGCACGATTACCGAGTTCCGGCGGTCTAGCTTCGTGGTCGGCCACAAGCTCTTTAGCGGTGGTGACCTGGCGATAGAGGCGCATGAAATCCGCGTCTGGGCCGGGGCCGATCCCGAAAGGCCCGGCGGCATCAAATCGCGATCGATTCCACCCGAAGTCGTCGCGGCGCTGTCGCGCTAG